In Desulforhopalus sp., a single window of DNA contains:
- a CDS encoding FAD-dependent oxidoreductase: MKPTDINNPEYFHKVIDCQYACPAHTPVPEYIRMISQGKYNEAFTINWISNVFPGVLGRICDRPCEPACRRSRVEETPVAICRLKRVAADYKTPDAKLLLEVPSTKNGKRVALIGGGPASLTVARDLLPLGYTVDLYDNQSKAGGFIRTQVPSFRLPEKVLNEEVDRILNMGVNTFLNHHVSSLKKIVDMGYDAIFVGTGAPRGRDLPDLPGRMEGGGSIYIGIEWLAGVLYRHVTVCGPKVLVLGGGNTAMDCCRTAKRLGADEVTVVVRSPKAEMKASPWEVEDAMEEGIAIVDNHAPLEFVIRDGKLAGMHFQQMMAKVAKDGTTRLVPDGQPPVFMACDQVLLAVGQTNAFPFIEDELGIKMTAQSLPELDPATHQSSIPHIFFGGDAAFGPKNVISAVAHGHQAAISIDLFCQGKDLHDRPGPTVNLVSQKMGLQDWLYDSRVSADRRHAVPTVDRAKSLRDRLLEVELGFSKQTGHHEASRCLNCDVQTVFEFSTCIECDSCVDVCPESCITFIDNGEEEELRTRLLVPADNTTQALYVSQILPTGRVMVKDENVCLHCGLCAERCPTASWEMMKFTYNSPLAGKK, translated from the coding sequence TTGAAACCGACAGATATCAATAATCCCGAATACTTCCACAAAGTCATCGATTGCCAGTACGCCTGCCCGGCCCACACCCCGGTGCCCGAATACATCCGCATGATCAGCCAGGGCAAATACAACGAGGCCTTCACCATCAACTGGATCTCCAATGTCTTTCCCGGGGTCCTTGGGCGAATCTGCGACAGGCCCTGCGAACCGGCATGCCGGCGCTCGCGTGTCGAGGAGACTCCCGTGGCCATCTGCCGCCTGAAACGGGTCGCCGCCGACTATAAGACCCCCGACGCCAAGCTGCTCCTCGAAGTGCCCAGCACAAAAAACGGCAAGCGCGTCGCCCTCATCGGCGGGGGACCGGCATCCCTGACCGTTGCCCGCGACCTGCTGCCCCTTGGCTATACAGTTGATCTCTATGACAATCAATCAAAGGCCGGTGGCTTTATCCGCACCCAGGTGCCGTCCTTCAGGCTGCCGGAAAAGGTGCTCAACGAAGAGGTGGACCGCATCCTCAACATGGGGGTCAACACCTTCCTCAACCACCACGTCAGCAGCCTGAAAAAGATCGTCGACATGGGCTATGACGCCATCTTCGTCGGCACCGGCGCGCCGCGCGGCCGCGACCTGCCTGACCTGCCGGGGCGCATGGAAGGTGGCGGCTCAATTTACATCGGCATCGAGTGGCTGGCCGGGGTCCTCTATCGCCATGTCACCGTCTGCGGGCCGAAGGTTTTGGTCCTGGGCGGCGGCAACACCGCCATGGACTGCTGCCGGACCGCCAAAAGGCTCGGCGCCGACGAGGTGACCGTCGTGGTGCGCAGCCCGAAGGCGGAGATGAAGGCCTCGCCCTGGGAGGTTGAGGACGCCATGGAGGAAGGCATCGCCATTGTCGACAACCATGCCCCCCTGGAGTTTGTCATCCGGGACGGCAAGCTGGCCGGCATGCATTTTCAGCAGATGATGGCCAAGGTGGCGAAAGACGGCACGACCCGCCTGGTACCGGATGGCCAACCGCCGGTCTTCATGGCCTGCGACCAGGTACTCCTGGCGGTCGGCCAGACCAACGCCTTCCCCTTCATTGAAGACGAACTGGGGATCAAAATGACCGCCCAGAGCCTGCCGGAACTCGACCCGGCAACCCACCAATCATCCATACCGCATATCTTCTTCGGCGGCGACGCCGCCTTTGGGCCGAAAAACGTCATCAGCGCCGTCGCCCACGGCCACCAGGCGGCGATCTCCATCGACCTGTTCTGCCAGGGCAAGGACCTCCACGACCGACCGGGGCCGACGGTAAACTTAGTCAGCCAGAAGATGGGTCTGCAGGACTGGCTCTACGACAGCCGGGTCTCGGCGGACCGCCGCCATGCGGTGCCGACCGTCGACCGGGCCAAATCGCTGCGCGACCGGCTGCTTGAGGTCGAACTCGGCTTCAGTAAGCAGACCGGCCACCACGAGGCCTCACGCTGCCTGAATTGCGACGTGCAGACGGTATTTGAATTCTCCACCTGCATCGAATGCGATTCCTGCGTCGATGTCTGCCCGGAATCCTGTATCACCTTCATCGACAACGGCGAGGAAGAGGAACTGCGCACAAGGCTCCTCGTCCCGGCCGACAACACCACGCAGGCGCTGTATGTCTCCCAGATCCTGCCCACCGGCCGGGTCATGGTCAAGGACGAAAATGTCTGTCTGCACTGCGGCCTCTGCGCCGAGCGCTGCCCGACCGCGTCCTGGGAAATGATGAAATTCACCTATAATTCTCCACTGGCAGGGAAGAAATGA
- the ilvD gene encoding dihydroxy-acid dehydratase, whose amino-acid sequence MPLRSATTTEGRRMAGARSLWRANGVKEEQFGKPIIGIVNSFTQFVPGHVHLHEIGQHLKKIINQAGCFAAEFNTIAIDDGIAMGHSGMLYSLPSRELIADSVEYMCNAHTVDAIICISNCDKITPGMLMAAMRLNIPAIFVSGGPMEAGIDGSKRYDLVDAMVMAADKAVSDSDIERIERCACPTCGSCSGMFTANSMNCLNEALGMALPGNGTLLATHSGRKQLFEDAARRIVDMAQRWYGKGDASVLPRSIARHSAFMNAMTLDIAMGGSTNTVLHLLAIAHEAGVDFTMADIDALSRKVPNLCKVSPSSNYHIEDVNRAGGIMAILGELDRAGLLDNTVCRVDSASLKATLDIWDIARPGHSKEAETLYRSAPGASGQNLVMGSQSTLYPELDLDRTSGCIRDMEHCYNREGGLAVLFGNIAKDGCIVKTAGVDPSIFKFTGTARVFSSQEASCEAILGGSIKAGDVIVIRYEGPKGGPGMQEMLYPTSYLKSVHLGKECALITDGRFSGGTSGLSIGHVSPEAASGGAIALIEDGDTIAIDIPARTIGVAVSDAILAERRKKEEAKGAKAFTPTDRDRAISTALKAYALFAASADKGAVRLLPE is encoded by the coding sequence ATTCCATTGCGCAGCGCAACAACCACAGAAGGCCGGAGAATGGCCGGTGCCCGCAGTCTCTGGCGGGCCAACGGGGTGAAAGAAGAACAGTTCGGCAAGCCGATAATCGGTATCGTCAACTCCTTTACCCAATTCGTCCCGGGCCACGTCCATCTCCACGAGATCGGCCAGCATTTAAAGAAGATCATCAACCAGGCCGGTTGCTTTGCCGCCGAGTTTAACACCATCGCCATCGACGATGGCATCGCCATGGGCCACTCCGGCATGCTTTATTCCCTGCCGTCCCGCGAACTCATCGCCGACAGCGTCGAATATATGTGCAATGCCCATACCGTTGACGCGATCATCTGCATCAGTAACTGCGACAAGATCACCCCCGGCATGCTCATGGCCGCCATGCGCCTCAATATTCCGGCCATCTTCGTCTCCGGCGGGCCAATGGAGGCGGGCATCGACGGTAGCAAGCGCTACGACCTGGTCGATGCCATGGTCATGGCCGCCGACAAGGCGGTAAGCGATAGCGATATCGAGAGGATCGAGCGCTGCGCCTGCCCGACCTGCGGCTCCTGCTCGGGGATGTTCACCGCCAACTCGATGAACTGCCTGAACGAGGCCCTGGGCATGGCCCTGCCCGGCAACGGCACCCTGCTCGCCACCCACAGCGGCCGCAAACAGCTCTTTGAGGACGCGGCGCGGCGCATCGTCGACATGGCTCAGCGCTGGTACGGCAAGGGTGATGCCTCGGTTCTGCCGCGCTCCATCGCCCGTCACAGCGCCTTCATGAACGCCATGACCCTGGATATCGCCATGGGCGGCTCAACCAATACCGTCCTCCACCTCCTGGCCATCGCCCACGAGGCGGGGGTCGATTTCACCATGGCCGATATCGATGCCCTGTCCCGGAAGGTCCCCAACCTCTGCAAGGTCTCGCCGTCATCGAATTACCACATCGAGGACGTCAACCGGGCCGGCGGCATAATGGCCATCCTCGGCGAACTGGACCGGGCGGGACTGCTCGACAACACGGTCTGCCGGGTCGATAGCGCCAGCCTGAAGGCAACCCTCGATATCTGGGACATCGCCAGACCGGGTCACAGCAAGGAGGCGGAGACTCTCTACCGCAGCGCCCCCGGCGCCTCCGGGCAAAACCTGGTCATGGGCTCGCAAAGCACCCTGTACCCGGAACTCGACCTTGACCGCACCTCCGGCTGCATCCGCGACATGGAACACTGCTACAACCGCGAAGGTGGCCTCGCCGTCCTCTTTGGCAATATCGCCAAGGACGGCTGCATCGTCAAGACCGCCGGCGTCGACCCGTCGATCTTCAAGTTCACCGGCACCGCCCGGGTCTTCTCGTCGCAGGAGGCGTCCTGCGAGGCCATTCTTGGCGGCAGTATCAAGGCCGGTGACGTCATCGTTATCCGCTACGAGGGCCCGAAGGGCGGGCCGGGCATGCAGGAAATGCTCTACCCGACCTCCTACCTGAAATCGGTACACCTCGGCAAGGAATGCGCCCTGATCACCGACGGCCGCTTCTCCGGCGGGACCTCCGGCCTGTCCATCGGCCATGTGTCACCGGAGGCCGCTTCCGGCGGGGCCATCGCCCTCATTGAAGACGGCGACACCATCGCCATAGATATCCCGGCGAGAACGATCGGCGTCGCCGTCAGTGACGCCATCCTGGCCGAGCGCCGCAAGAAAGAGGAAGCAAAAGGGGCCAAGGCCTTCACCCCGACCGACCGGGACCGGGCCATCAGCACCGCCCTGAAGGCCTACGCCCTGTTTGCCGCCTCGGCCGACAAGGGTGCGGTTCGCCTGCTGCCGGAATAG
- a CDS encoding PilT/PilU family type 4a pilus ATPase: protein MKKTEIDYWIATMLESHRNVSDLNLTVGKTLQVESAGELVPVEITPPVGELTPFQTEAFALNLIGNNRRLLKDLVESGSCDLSYSLGDKARFRVNIFTQKGYFSTVLRKLETQVPTIERMQFPDAFAKMAQERNGMVLFTGATGTGKTTSLAALLNRINRERSVHVITLEDPIEYIHEQEKATFSQREMGNDFSTFAVGMRAALRQAPKVILVGEMRDRETMEIGLTAAETGHLVLSTLHTIDAGQTINRILGMFEQDEQPQIRNRLVDTIRWIVSQRLLPRVGGGRVAAIEILRTSLRVKDLIQNGETDEKTFYGVINEGSALDMRTFDQHILELYSRGIITEKSAMTYCTQRAEMNRGLDRLKSERGEATTSLTDLSMEEEEEENAGRFGRR, encoded by the coding sequence ATGAAAAAGACAGAAATCGATTATTGGATTGCCACCATGCTCGAATCGCACCGCAATGTTTCCGACCTGAACCTCACCGTCGGCAAAACCTTGCAGGTAGAATCAGCCGGAGAGCTGGTGCCGGTGGAAATCACCCCCCCGGTGGGCGAACTCACCCCCTTTCAAACCGAGGCCTTCGCCCTCAACCTCATCGGCAATAACCGGCGCTTGCTCAAGGATCTGGTGGAATCCGGTTCCTGTGACTTGTCCTATTCCCTCGGCGATAAGGCTAGGTTCAGGGTGAATATCTTTACCCAGAAGGGATATTTTTCAACGGTTCTCAGAAAGCTTGAAACCCAGGTGCCGACCATTGAACGGATGCAGTTTCCCGACGCCTTTGCCAAGATGGCCCAGGAACGGAACGGCATGGTGTTGTTTACCGGGGCCACCGGTACCGGTAAAACAACCTCCCTTGCCGCCCTGTTAAACAGGATCAACCGGGAACGTTCGGTGCATGTCATCACCCTGGAAGACCCAATCGAGTATATCCATGAACAGGAAAAGGCCACCTTCAGCCAGCGGGAGATGGGTAACGATTTCAGTACCTTTGCCGTGGGGATGCGGGCTGCTCTGCGCCAGGCGCCAAAGGTTATCCTAGTCGGTGAGATGCGCGACCGGGAAACCATGGAAATCGGACTGACCGCCGCCGAAACCGGCCATCTGGTGCTTTCAACCCTACATACCATTGATGCCGGCCAGACGATCAACCGTATTCTCGGCATGTTCGAGCAAGATGAGCAGCCGCAGATTCGCAACCGGCTTGTCGACACCATCCGCTGGATTGTCAGTCAGCGCCTGTTGCCGCGGGTTGGCGGCGGGCGGGTGGCGGCGATTGAGATTCTTCGTACCAGTCTGCGGGTCAAGGATCTCATTCAGAACGGTGAAACTGACGAGAAGACCTTCTATGGCGTTATCAATGAAGGGTCGGCCCTCGATATGCGCACCTTCGATCAGCACATTTTGGAGCTGTACAGCCGGGGCATCATCACCGAAAAGAGTGCTATGACTTATTGCACCCAACGGGCGGAGATGAATCGCGGCCTTGACCGGTTGAAGTCCGAGCGTGGTGAGGCGACCACCAGCCTAACCGATCTTTCCATGGAAGAGGAAGAAGAAGAGAATGCTGGCCGTTTCGGCAGAAGATGA
- a CDS encoding zinc-ribbon domain-containing protein, giving the protein MIVLCPHCGKQLKLGEKITESVRSLEPGRRIKIKCAHCAVAFGLDMSMDQSAAIAKEPGKDSAKVSDAPQRPSERPRVKPPAPPATDWLKDGTFEEKDVVEDIPKALLLMPNLPGRELVVKAATSVGYRVEEADSPQEAIEKMLFVNYAAVFLHSRFEPGSVATGIFHKYMRSMNMTRRRYIFYVLIGSEFSTLYDLQALSSSANLVVNDAEIPYIGVALKKAIPEYEELFGPLMEELRIAGKT; this is encoded by the coding sequence ATGATAGTACTATGCCCGCATTGTGGAAAACAGCTGAAGCTCGGTGAGAAAATCACCGAAAGTGTCCGGTCTCTCGAGCCAGGGCGGCGTATCAAGATTAAATGTGCCCATTGTGCCGTGGCCTTCGGTCTTGATATGAGCATGGACCAGTCCGCTGCCATTGCTAAAGAGCCGGGAAAAGATTCTGCTAAGGTGTCTGATGCTCCCCAAAGGCCATCTGAGCGGCCGCGAGTCAAGCCGCCGGCACCACCAGCCACCGATTGGTTGAAGGATGGCACCTTCGAAGAAAAGGATGTGGTCGAGGACATTCCCAAGGCATTGTTGCTGATGCCCAACCTGCCCGGCCGCGAGCTGGTTGTCAAGGCCGCGACAAGTGTCGGTTACCGGGTGGAAGAGGCGGATTCTCCACAGGAGGCCATCGAGAAGATGCTCTTTGTCAACTATGCGGCGGTCTTTCTTCACAGCCGGTTTGAGCCGGGGAGCGTTGCCACAGGAATTTTCCATAAATATATGCGGTCGATGAATATGACCCGGCGGCGCTACATATTCTACGTGCTCATCGGCAGCGAGTTCTCGACCCTGTACGATCTGCAGGCATTGTCCTCCTCGGCAAACCTGGTGGTCAACGACGCGGAAATTCCCTACATTGGCGTCGCCCTGAAAAAAGCCATCCCCGAATACGAGGAATTGTTCGGGCCATTGATGGAGGAGTTGCGTATTGCCGGGAAAACGTGA
- a CDS encoding DEAD/DEAH box helicase, whose amino-acid sequence MMKKFFLAAGSKLKRIAQAGKRKCGKLLGRSASAGDGKVVAPVEGSEGVGTGPQKAAGAIAQEPAAAAEGRKYRAPAKPKIKEEWSLDSFPVVPEEGKSRFHDYSIPLPVMRAVAEQNFQYCTAIQAKALEDVLAGHDLIGKANTGTGKTAVFLIAILSRLLADTSRGAHKGGVRALVLAPTRELVMQIAKDGAGLAKYSGINVCPVFGGVDYQKQLGLLQNKKCDVVVATPGRLLDFIGKNAIDLRDCRTLVLDEADRMLDMGFIPDVRRIIGRLPAREERQTLLFSATVPEDVQRLASQWCVKPKVVEAEPEQVAVETVEQTIYLTTAEEKYAVLYNLIIDHPDDRIMVFANMKNETKRLANRLERNGIDCLLLSGDVEQAKRASRLEMFRSGKVKVLVATDVAGRGIHIEGITFVVNYTLPYEPEDYVHRIGRTGRAGASGKAVSFACEEGSFYLPAIEEFINRKFECVLPEERLLAPPPKGQSRPSSGNTSAAAPAPRDQQRSGKRRRPGGQGRGPRRGAKVSS is encoded by the coding sequence ATGATGAAGAAATTTTTTCTGGCCGCAGGATCAAAACTGAAGAGGATTGCCCAGGCCGGCAAACGGAAATGCGGCAAACTCCTCGGACGATCGGCGTCAGCCGGAGATGGCAAGGTTGTTGCCCCTGTTGAAGGATCTGAAGGAGTAGGCACTGGCCCGCAAAAGGCAGCCGGGGCAATTGCCCAGGAGCCGGCCGCTGCAGCGGAGGGGCGGAAATACCGGGCTCCAGCCAAGCCAAAGATAAAGGAAGAATGGAGTTTGGACAGTTTTCCGGTGGTACCGGAAGAAGGCAAGAGCCGTTTCCACGATTATTCCATTCCCCTACCGGTCATGCGGGCCGTTGCCGAGCAGAATTTTCAGTACTGCACGGCCATTCAGGCCAAAGCCTTGGAAGATGTCCTGGCCGGCCATGATCTGATCGGCAAGGCCAATACCGGCACCGGCAAGACCGCGGTTTTTCTTATCGCCATTCTCAGCAGGCTGCTTGCCGATACAAGCCGGGGGGCACATAAGGGCGGTGTCCGCGCCCTGGTGCTGGCTCCCACCCGGGAGCTGGTGATGCAGATCGCCAAGGACGGGGCCGGGCTGGCGAAATATTCCGGGATCAATGTCTGCCCGGTCTTTGGCGGCGTTGATTATCAAAAACAACTCGGTCTCCTGCAGAACAAGAAATGCGATGTGGTGGTGGCCACTCCCGGACGCTTGCTTGATTTCATTGGCAAAAACGCCATAGACCTGCGCGACTGCCGGACGCTGGTCCTCGACGAGGCGGATCGGATGCTCGATATGGGCTTTATCCCCGATGTGCGGCGGATTATTGGCCGTCTTCCGGCAAGGGAAGAGCGGCAGACCCTGCTGTTTTCGGCGACGGTTCCCGAAGATGTGCAGCGCCTCGCCTCGCAGTGGTGTGTAAAACCGAAGGTGGTCGAGGCGGAGCCGGAGCAGGTGGCGGTGGAGACCGTCGAGCAGACAATCTACCTGACGACCGCCGAAGAAAAATATGCGGTCTTGTATAACCTCATTATTGATCATCCCGACGACCGGATCATGGTCTTTGCCAACATGAAGAACGAAACCAAGCGACTGGCCAACCGCCTCGAGCGTAACGGCATTGATTGTCTGCTGCTTTCAGGGGATGTCGAACAGGCAAAAAGGGCCTCCCGCCTGGAGATGTTCCGGTCCGGCAAGGTCAAGGTGCTGGTGGCAACCGACGTTGCCGGCAGGGGTATCCATATCGAGGGAATTACCTTCGTGGTGAATTATACCCTGCCCTACGAACCGGAAGACTACGTGCACCGCATCGGCCGGACGGGCAGGGCCGGTGCCAGCGGCAAGGCGGTTAGCTTTGCCTGCGAGGAGGGATCGTTTTATCTGCCGGCCATTGAGGAATTCATCAATCGAAAGTTTGAATGTGTTCTGCCGGAGGAACGCCTTCTTGCACCACCACCCAAGGGTCAGTCCCGGCCTTCTTCAGGCAATACCAGCGCCGCCGCTCCTGCCCCCCGGGACCAGCAACGGAGCGGAAAACGACGCAGGCCGGGAGGGCAGGGCCGCGGACCGCGAAGGGGTGCCAAGGTGTCCTCGTAA
- a CDS encoding 30S ribosomal protein S1 → MTEQLKQSTQESGEELSFAELFEMEENNKVVAVGDVSRGTIIGSVDDYFLVDVGDKAESYIAKSEFRLDSGDDIKIGDVFDVFIERRKEEGGLLLSREKAIAIKVWEKIAEIQEAEGTISGKIESRVKGGMSVDIGVPAFLPYSQIDLRPVKDLDALIGESMDFKILKFNKKRNNVVISRRAILEEERNKLREEMRSKLAEGQIIKGAITNITDYGLFIDMGGMDGLCHITDLSWGRVSHPAKLYRVGEELEVKVLKYDREHDRVSLGVKQLREDPWSSVITRYPVGQTTKGKVVSITDYGVFVELEEGVEGLIHVSEMTWSKKPRHPSKMVSVGDEVEVMVLNIETETKRISLGMKQLQPNPWDLVTENYPVGSVIEGKIKNITDFGVFIGIEEGIDGLIHVSDLSWTERIKHPSEKYTKGETIQAVVLKIDKENERFSLGIKQLVPDPWQAAYNNYPSGTVVEGEITNVTDFGVFVKLEEGIEGLVHVSELSKDKVKTPVGMYQVGDILKAIVINVSAKDRKIGLSVKTLEGEDEGAAVEKFKKAEKAAAESGPSTFGDLLKAAAEGNDSSDNN, encoded by the coding sequence ATGACAGAACAACTCAAACAATCAACCCAGGAAAGCGGTGAAGAACTCAGTTTTGCCGAGCTCTTCGAGATGGAAGAAAACAACAAGGTCGTAGCCGTCGGTGATGTTTCCCGCGGCACAATCATCGGCAGTGTCGATGATTATTTTCTTGTGGATGTTGGCGATAAAGCCGAAAGCTACATTGCCAAGTCGGAATTCCGTCTGGATTCTGGTGACGACATCAAAATTGGTGATGTCTTCGATGTATTTATTGAGCGCCGCAAGGAAGAAGGCGGTCTCCTCCTGTCGAGAGAAAAAGCTATAGCCATCAAGGTCTGGGAAAAAATCGCCGAGATTCAAGAGGCCGAGGGAACAATCTCCGGCAAGATCGAAAGCCGTGTTAAGGGTGGTATGTCCGTCGATATCGGCGTGCCTGCCTTCCTGCCCTATTCGCAGATCGATCTGCGTCCGGTCAAGGACCTCGATGCCCTCATCGGCGAATCCATGGATTTCAAGATTCTCAAATTCAATAAGAAACGCAATAACGTCGTTATCTCCCGCCGGGCTATCCTTGAGGAAGAGCGCAATAAACTCCGTGAGGAGATGCGTTCCAAACTGGCCGAAGGGCAGATCATCAAAGGCGCAATCACCAATATTACCGATTACGGTTTGTTCATCGATATGGGCGGTATGGACGGTCTCTGTCATATCACCGACCTTTCCTGGGGCCGTGTTTCCCATCCGGCAAAACTGTACCGGGTCGGCGAAGAGCTTGAGGTGAAGGTTCTCAAATATGACCGTGAGCATGACCGCGTTTCCCTCGGCGTCAAGCAGCTGCGCGAAGATCCGTGGTCGAGTGTCATTACCCGCTACCCGGTTGGCCAGACCACCAAGGGCAAGGTCGTGTCCATCACCGATTACGGCGTCTTTGTCGAGCTGGAGGAAGGCGTTGAGGGCCTCATCCATGTTTCCGAGATGACCTGGTCGAAGAAACCGCGCCATCCCTCCAAGATGGTCTCCGTCGGCGACGAGGTCGAGGTCATGGTCCTCAATATCGAGACCGAGACCAAGCGCATCTCCCTCGGCATGAAGCAGCTCCAGCCCAATCCCTGGGATCTGGTCACCGAGAACTATCCGGTGGGCTCGGTTATCGAGGGCAAGATCAAAAATATCACCGATTTCGGTGTCTTTATCGGCATTGAAGAGGGGATTGACGGTCTGATCCACGTCTCCGACCTGTCCTGGACCGAGCGCATCAAGCATCCTTCCGAGAAATACACCAAGGGTGAGACCATTCAGGCGGTTGTCCTGAAGATCGACAAGGAAAACGAGCGCTTCTCCCTGGGTATCAAGCAATTGGTTCCCGATCCGTGGCAGGCGGCCTACAATAACTATCCCTCCGGCACCGTGGTCGAGGGTGAGATCACCAATGTCACCGATTTCGGCGTTTTCGTGAAGCTGGAAGAGGGCATTGAAGGACTCGTCCATGTCTCCGAACTGAGCAAAGACAAGGTCAAGACCCCGGTCGGCATGTATCAGGTCGGCGATATCCTCAAGGCCATCGTCATCAATGTCTCCGCCAAGGACCGGAAAATCGGTCTGTCGGTCAAGACCCTTGAGGGCGAGGATGAGGGTGCTGCTGTCGAGAAGTTCAAAAAGGCCGAGAAGGCTGCGGCCGAGAGTGGGCCATCAACCTTTGGCGACCTGCTGAAGGCAGCCGCGGAAGGCAACGACTCCTCAGACAACAACTAA
- a CDS encoding integration host factor subunit beta: MLKKDLVDKVSSELSIQKQDVGLAVDIMLETMAKALIEERRIELRGFGSFSVRSRKPRSTKNPRTGKVMDIPDRKTLHFTMSKSLKESLISDKE, from the coding sequence ATGCTGAAAAAAGATTTAGTAGATAAGGTAAGTAGTGAACTTTCCATTCAAAAGCAGGACGTTGGTCTGGCTGTAGACATCATGCTGGAGACCATGGCCAAGGCCCTCATTGAGGAAAGACGTATTGAATTACGGGGATTCGGCAGTTTTTCGGTGCGCAGCAGGAAGCCCCGTTCCACGAAAAATCCTCGGACTGGTAAGGTTATGGATATTCCCGACCGGAAGACCCTGCACTTTACCATGAGCAAATCTCTCAAGGAGTCGCTGATCAGCGATAAGGAGTAA
- a CDS encoding L-threonylcarbamoyladenylate synthase, giving the protein MLLEINPINPQLRLIEQVVKLLKGGAVICYPTDTGYGIGCDLQNQKAIKLIMQLKRRPKDKPFSFMCSDLTDISHYAHVSNTAYRLMKKSLPGPYTFVLPGTKLVPKVMASKQKTVGIRVSAHPVCRLLIATLGNPIVNTSAQLDDGEAPAEPFQIEEYLGNRIDLIIDSGPIFPNPSSVIDLTHDTPEILRVGQGDVTPYR; this is encoded by the coding sequence ATGCTTTTGGAAATCAACCCGATAAACCCTCAACTCCGCCTGATCGAACAGGTTGTCAAGTTGCTGAAAGGCGGTGCGGTGATCTGTTACCCGACCGATACCGGCTATGGAATCGGCTGCGACCTTCAGAATCAGAAGGCGATCAAACTGATCATGCAGCTCAAAAGACGGCCGAAGGATAAACCGTTTTCCTTCATGTGTTCCGACCTGACCGACATTAGCCATTATGCCCACGTCTCCAACACCGCCTACCGGCTGATGAAGAAGAGCCTCCCCGGCCCGTACACCTTTGTCCTGCCGGGGACCAAACTGGTACCGAAGGTCATGGCCAGCAAGCAGAAGACGGTCGGAATCAGGGTGTCGGCGCATCCCGTTTGCAGGCTGCTTATCGCCACCCTGGGCAATCCCATTGTCAACACCAGCGCCCAGCTCGATGACGGTGAGGCTCCCGCCGAACCCTTTCAGATCGAGGAGTACCTGGGCAACCGAATCGATCTAATCATCGACAGTGGACCGATCTTTCCAAACCCGTCATCGGTCATCGACCTCACTCACGATACCCCCGAGATACTGCGCGTCGGTCAAGGCGACGTTACTCCTTATCGCTGA